The Nostoc sp. 'Lobaria pulmonaria (5183) cyanobiont' genome window below encodes:
- a CDS encoding DUF6174 domain-containing protein → MRLPIAISAILVASLGFSAPVISQPPPIQVAKTPAPSSLAWEQFKINYRLWRRQKISNYRYEFTRSCNCLPKATEPVIIKVSNRVTTSITYKATKQPANAEFFQQYNTIPKLFDIIRDALIRKAANLTVQYDPILGYPTQINIDYNSQIADDEIFFTISNLQKIN, encoded by the coding sequence ATGCGCTTACCAATTGCAATTAGTGCTATTTTAGTCGCATCTTTAGGTTTTAGTGCACCTGTAATATCTCAACCTCCTCCTATACAGGTAGCCAAAACACCCGCGCCTAGTAGTTTAGCCTGGGAACAATTTAAGATTAATTACCGATTATGGAGACGGCAAAAAATCTCTAACTATCGCTATGAATTCACTAGAAGTTGCAATTGTTTACCGAAAGCCACAGAACCAGTGATTATTAAAGTAAGCAATCGAGTCACAACTTCTATTACTTATAAAGCAACGAAACAGCCAGCTAATGCAGAATTCTTTCAACAATATAATACAATTCCTAAACTCTTTGATATCATCAGGGATGCGCTCATTCGTAAAGCAGCAAACTTGACTGTACAATACGATCCAATACTTGGTTATCCAACTCAAATTAACATTGATTATAATAGCCAGATCGCTGATGATGAAATATTTTTTACAATTAGCAATCTGCAAAAAATTAATTAA
- a CDS encoding DUF4288 domain-containing protein, whose translation MAYIPKNAKWYIAELVIECKVEGNPHNVVHVNIVLVRASSAEEAFEKAEELGYESNDTYLNPKNQTVTFTYRGLRSLNVIHDELEHGAELMFEEKIGIRESELQQMLTPKSQLAIFRPLKSIDPSKPDYRSKEIMDEVAKMMSGDGVIERL comes from the coding sequence ATGGCATACATTCCAAAAAATGCAAAGTGGTATATTGCTGAATTGGTAATCGAGTGTAAAGTTGAGGGAAATCCACATAATGTTGTTCATGTAAATATTGTTCTTGTCCGTGCTTCTTCAGCAGAAGAGGCTTTTGAGAAAGCCGAAGAACTTGGTTATGAGAGTAACGACACATATCTTAATCCCAAAAATCAAACCGTAACTTTTACTTATAGAGGCTTACGGTCTCTGAATGTGATTCATGATGAATTAGAACATGGTGCTGAACTGATGTTTGAAGAAAAAATTGGTATACGTGAAAGCGAGTTACAACAAATGCTGACTCCAAAATCTCAGCTAGCTATTTTTCGTCCGTTAAAATCAATAGATCCATCTAAGCCAGACTATAGGAGTAAAGAAATTATGGATGAAGTCGCAAAAATGATGAGTGGCGATGGTGTTATTGAAAGACTTTAA